The Hippoglossus hippoglossus isolate fHipHip1 chromosome 21, fHipHip1.pri, whole genome shotgun sequence genome contains a region encoding:
- the LOC117754569 gene encoding sorting nexin-4-like, with product MMADSADSGTNEVAVIGNTDLTSSESENNFINTMVERGTALLRKMEINVTEAEKRTGKNTVNMQETYTVYLIETRPAETFPEGGTPSAPDTLWRRYSEFELLRNYLLVTYPYVVIPPLPEKRAEFVWHKMSADNLDPDFVERRRVGLENFLLRVASHRVLSDDEIFLCFLTEEKRWKDAVLETGFQDKADSRLKSLSAMLRVKNPDQQFTALKHSSDDLNTVISQLLRVRAKVADRLYGVYKVHGNYGRVFSEWSAIEKEMGDGLQSAGHHMDTYATSIDDILEEEEHYADQLKEYLFYTDAVRSVCKKQDLIQYELEMAVQDLTNKKQQRDELINGTVRIFSLKGMTSKLFGQDSQEQRENRLAALALSIQEGEEAVLEKNKESREFLKIAWADIELFKEQKDKDLREALISYAIMQISMCKKGIQVWSNAKECFNKM from the exons ATGATGGCTGACTCCGCTGACTCTGGGACCAACGAAGTGGCTGTGATCGGAAACACCGACCTGACTTCATCCGAGTCGGAGAACAACTTCATCAACACG ATGGTGGAAAGAGGGACAGCTCTGTTGAGAAAAATGGAGATCAATGTGACGGAGGCAGAGAAGAGAACAGGGAAGAACACGGTCAACATGCAGGAAACCTATACTGTCTACCTCATAGAAACACG GCCAGCTGAAACTTTCCCGGAGGGAGGAACGCCGTCCGCACCTGATACTTTGTGGAGACGCTACAGCGAGTTTGAGCTGCTCAGAAATTACCTCCTGGTCACATACCCCTATGTCGTCATCCCTCCACTACCAGAGAAAAGG GCAGAGTTTGTTTGGCACAAGATGTCAGCAGATAACCTTGACCCGGACTTTGTTGAGCGACGGAGGGTCGGCCTGGAAAACTTCCTGTTGCGTGTTGCATCACATCGTGTCCTTTCCGATGATGAAatcttcctctgctttctcaCAGAG GAGAAGAGATGGAAGGATGCGGTTTTGGAGACGGGTTTCCAAGACAAG GCTGATTCCAGACTCAAGTCTCTGAGTGCCATGCTCAGAGTCAAGAACCCAGACCA GCAATTCACAGCACTGAAACACTCCAGTGATGACCTGAACACTGTCATCTCTCAGTTACTCAGGGTGCGGGCG AAAGTAGCGGACAGGCTGTACGGAGTCTACAAGGTCCACGGTAACTATGGCAGAGTCTTCAG TGAGTGGAGTGCTATAGAGAAGGAGATGGGAGATGGACTACAGAGTGCTGGTCACCACATGGACAC ATATGCTACATCAATAGATGACAttctggaggaagaagagcactATGCAGACCAACTGAAAGAATACCTCTTCTACACTGATGCTGTCAG gTCAGTGTGTAAGAAACAGGACTTGATCCAGTATGAGTTGGAGATGGCAGTTCAGGACCTCACCAATaagaaacagcagagagacgAGCTGATCAACGgg acgGTACGAATCTTTTCTCTGAAAGGGATGACCAGTAAACTATTTGGCCAGGACAGccaggagcagagggagaacaGGTTGGCAGCCCTGGCGCTGAGTAtacaggagggggaggaggccGTATTGGAGAAGAACAAAGAGAGTCG AGAATTTTTGAAAATAGCCTGGGCAGACATCGAACTGTTTAAGGAGCAGAAGGACAAAGATTTGCGTGAAGCACTAATCAGCTATGCCATTATGCAGATCAGCATGTGTAAGAAG GGAATCCAGGTGTGGTCCAACGCCAAGGAGTGTTTCAATAAAATGTGA
- the si:ch211-39i22.1 gene encoding predicted GPI-anchored protein 58, protein MMSYLWILLLGSLLATSAKAQEEEAAPEIPAPEAAAVPEVKAEPEVTAAQEIQPSVSAPESDAEPEAGTELSAAPATEDAEPAAPAAEDTEAATPAAPAAPSAEDAEPAAPAAEDAEPAAPAAEDTEPAAPAAEDTEAATPAAPAAEDTEATTPAAPAAEDTDVVDPAAGDAEEETTAAADAEADAAATTQEPEADPEVKVPEVQDPEAEQPTTNVEEVSTAGSDTTAAPVENGPIDDAAPATDVLAEDNQEQPTVEENILPNVRPGARSIVPSADQGAKVNAAPVAGPQEDDKPQAAEASSGSLAGILCGIAAAAVGSVVGFITYKKKKLCFSNRQEADPEAARKVDTAEANSDPQVLSNLLNSS, encoded by the exons ATGATGTCATACCTGTGGATTCTGCTGTTAGGAAGCCTGCTGGCCACAAGCGCCAAGGCTCAAG AGGAGGAAGCGGCTCCTGAGATCCCGGCCCCCGAAGCTGCAGCAGTGCCAGAAGTCAAGGCGGAACCCGAG GTAACGGCAGC ACAGGAAATACAACCATCGGTGAGTGCACCTGAGTCGGATGCTGAGCCTGAAGCTGGAACTGAGCTATCTGCAGCTCCTGCCACTGAGGACGCTgaaccagcagctcctgcagcggAGGACACAGAAGCAGCaactcctgcagctcctgcagctccctcaGCTGAGGACGCTgaaccagcagctcctgcagctgaggatgctgaaccagcagctcctgcagctgaggacactgaaccagcagctcctgcagctgaggacACAGAAGCGGCaactcctgcagctcctgccgCTGAGGACACAGAAGCGACaactcctgcagctcctgccgCTGAGGACACAGACGTGGTAGATCCTGCAGCTGGAGATGCAGAAGAAGAgacaactgcagcagcagacgcaGAGGCTGATGCAGCTGCAACAACACAAG AACCAGAAGCTGATCCAGAGGTAAAGGTTCCAGAGGTtcaggatccagaggctgagcAACCAACAACGAACGTAGAGGAGGTATCCACTGCAGGCTCTGATACGACAGCTGCTCCGGTGGAG AATGGACCCATTGATGACGCCGCACCAGCGACAGACGTACTTGCAGAAGATAATCAGGAACAACCAACTGTTGAAGAAAATATTTTGCCGAATGTCAGACCAGGAGCCAGGTCCATTGTCCCTTCAG CAGATCAAGGAGCTAAAGTGAACGCAG cACCTGTTGCTGGCCCCCAAGAAGACG ACAAACCACAGGCTGCAG AAGCCAGCTCCGGCTCTTTAGCAGGCATCCTGTGTGGAATCGCTGCGGCTGCTGTGGGATCAGTCGTCGGATTCATCACCtataagaagaagaaactgtGCTTCAGCAATAGACAGG AAGCTGATCCAGAGGCAGCCCGCAAAGTCGACACAGCCGAGGCCAACTCAGATCCGCAGG TCCTTAGCAACCTGCTGAACTCCTCCTAG